GCGTCAGTTTGCCGGCCTGCCGCCCAGGCGCGTGGTCACCTTGGCGGCCGCCGCAACGCAGGCCTCGCCCAGGCTCTCGAACTGCTCCTTGGACACCCTGAACCGGGGCGCGGGAATGAGGACGGCGGCCACCACGTCACCGCGGTGGTCGCGGACGGGCGCGGCCACGCCCACCTCGTCCATGGACGATTCGCCGTAGTTTCCCGCCCATCCCCGCTGCTCCACGTCCCGGAGCCTTGTTTCGTAAGCCGCCAGGCCGTCGTCGTCCATTCCCGGGAAGGTGATGGTGCCGCTCCTCAGCAGCTCCCGCACCCGCTCGGCCGGAAGGGTGGACAGGAAGACCTGGACGGAGGCGCTCATGGCGTCCCGGTAGCGGGCGCCCAGCGGCGTGGTGTGCTTGATCTGGTGGTGGCTTGCGATCTGCTCCACGCAGATGGCCTCATCCCCGTTCCACAGCATGAGGGCGCTGGTCTCGCCGGTCTGCTCGGTCAATTGCCGCAGGACCGGGTAGGCAACGCGGCGTTCCTCCATTTCCGCCAGCAGCGGTCCGGCGACGGCGATGAGCCCCAGGCCCAGCCGGAAGCGCTTGGTCTCCGGGTCCCGCTCCACCAGGTTTTCCTGCTCGAACGTGGCCAGGATCCGGGACACGCTGCTTTTGTGCATGCCCACCCGGTTGGCAATCTCCGTGACACCCAGCAGCGGCTCATCCGCGGTGAAGGTGCGCAGGACGGCGATGGCATTGACGACGACGGAGGCGCCCTTCGCGTCCGGCCCGCCGTTGGTGCCGCTTCCGTTGCCGTTGCTGTCGGGGGTCTTTGCAGGAGTCATGGTGGATACCATCTTTCCCTATCGTTGGCGGCAGACGCCGAAAGCGGCGCCGTGGCCTGAACTGCTCAGTCCACGGCGCCGCTCTCACTCTTCAATGGGTTATCCCTCGATGATGTTGTGCTCGGGACCAAACGGGAACTTGGTGATGTTCTCGACAGAGTTGTCCTCGCCGATGACCAGGATGTCGTGCTCGCGGTAGCCGCCGGCGCCGGGCAGGCCGTCCGCCACTGTGATCATGGGCTCCATGGAGACCACCATGCCGGGTTCCAGGACGGTGTCGATGTCCTCGCGCAGCTCCAGGCCGGCTTCGCGGCCGTAGTAGTGGCTGAGGACGCCGAAGGAGTGGCCGTAGCCGAAGGTGCGGTTGGCCAGCAGGCCGTGGCTGATGTAGATCTCATTGAGTTCGGCAGCGATGTCCTTGCAGACGGCGCCGGGCTTGATGAGTTCCAGGCCGCGCTTGTGGACCTCCACGTTGATGTTCCACAGCTCCAGCGACCGCTCGTCCGGCTGGCCCAGGAAGAGGGTGCGCTCCAGTGCGGTGTAGTAGCCGGAGGTCATGGGGAAGCAGTTGAGCGAGAGGATGTCGCCCTGCTGCAGCTTGCGGGTGGTGGCCCAGTTGTGGGCGCCGTCGGTGTTGATGCCGGACTGGAACCACACCCAAGTGTCGCGGACCTCGCGGTGCGGGAACGTGCGGGCGATCTCGTGCACCATGGCTTCGGTGCCGATCAGGGCAACCTCGTACTCGCTGATGCCTTCGCGGATGGCGTTGCGGATGGCTTCGCCGCCGAGGTCGCCGATGCGGGCGCCGTGCTTGATGACCTCGATTTCCTCGGCGGACTTGATCATGCGCTGGCGCATGGCGTCCTGGGAAACATCCAGCAGCTGGGCGCCCGGGAAGGCGGCGGCGATCTTCTCGCGGGTCAGGCCGGGGAGGAAGTCATCCTCGACGCCGATCCGGTTGGCTTTGACGCCGCGCTGGCGCAGGGCCTCCTGCAGGCCGAAGTAGAAGTTGTCGCGGCGCCAGTCGGTGTAGACGATGTTCTCGCCGTAGGACGTGCGCCACGGCATGCCGGCGTCGATGTTGGCGGTGACGGTGACCGAGTCGTCTGCGGTGACGACGAGGGCGTAGTTGCGGCCAAACGTGGTGTACAGGAAGTCGGAGTAGTACTTGATGCCGTGGTAGCTGGTGAGGATGACGGCGTCCAGGTCCTTGGCGGCCATGATCTTGCGCAGGCCGCCCAGGCGGCGCTCGAACTCCGCGTCGGAGAACGTGAGCTTGCCCTTGGAACCGATGTGCAGGACCTTGAGGCGCTCGAGTTCGGCGATGGAGGACGCGTTGTCAGCGGTGATAGTCACGAAGGTGTGCCTTTCTAATGGGTGCCGGCCACGGTTGTGCAGCCGGTGTTGGTTTGCGTAATGAGGATGGTTTGTGGAGACCTCTTGGTCAGAGGTGCTTGAGGGGCTTCCGTGAGGTTTCGGCCGCGAACAGCACGGCCATCAGGGACACGGCGGAGGCGGCCACGAGGTACCAGCCGGGGGCCAGCTTGCTCTGGGTCATGCCGATCAGCAGGGTGGCCATGAACGGTGCGGTGCCGCCGAAGAGCGCGTTGGAGAGGTTGAAGCTGACGGCGAAGCCGCTGTAGCGGACCTTGGTGGGGAACAGTTCGGCCAGGAAGCTGGGCAGCGTTCCGTCGTTCAGGGTGAGCATGCCGCCCAGCAGGATCTGGACCAGGACGATCACCAGGAAGTTGCCGGTGTCCAGCAGCATGAAAGCGGGAACGGTCAGCAGCATGAACAGCACGGAGGCAGTGATCAGCATGCGCTTGCGGCCGAAGCGGTCCGACGCGATGCCGGTCAGGAAGATGAAGCCGATGTAGCTGGCCAGGGCGATGGTGGTGGCCAGGAAGGATTCGGTGGGGCCGAAGCCCAGTTCCTCGGAGAGGTAGGTGGGCATGTAGCTGAGGATGACGTAAAAGCCGACGGCGTTGAGCAGCACCGCGCCGCAGGCAATGATGAGCTGCTTGCGGTAGGTCCGGAACATGGCCAGCGCGGGCGCTTTGGGAGCAGATTCTTCCTGATCAGCCAGGGCGCGGAAGGCCGGGGTGTCCTCCAGCTTGGTGCGGATGTAGCGGCCGATCAGGCCCATGGGAGCCGCCAGCAGGAATGGCAGCCGCCAGCCCCATT
This window of the Pseudarthrobacter defluvii genome carries:
- a CDS encoding MFS transporter encodes the protein MSTEQNSPWAGVVAADANPSARAGQGADNAVASKDVRRRVVTASFIGNFVEWFDYAVYGYLAAVISSVFFPEADRQTALLATFAVFAISFFVRPLGGFFWGHIGDKLGRRKALSLSIVIMSVSTFCIALIPGYGTIGLLAPVLLLLVRVVQGFSAAGEYAGASAFLVEYAPAHRRGLYAAVVPASTAAGLLLGSLIAALLSSVLSTDQLHEWGWRLPFLLAAPMGLIGRYIRTKLEDTPAFRALADQEESAPKAPALAMFRTYRKQLIIACGAVLLNAVGFYVILSYMPTYLSEELGFGPTESFLATTIALASYIGFIFLTGIASDRFGRKRMLITASVLFMLLTVPAFMLLDTGNFLVIVLVQILLGGMLTLNDGTLPSFLAELFPTKVRYSGFAVSFNLSNALFGGTAPFMATLLIGMTQSKLAPGWYLVAASAVSLMAVLFAAETSRKPLKHL
- a CDS encoding IclR family transcriptional regulator, translated to MVSTMTPAKTPDSNGNGSGTNGGPDAKGASVVVNAIAVLRTFTADEPLLGVTEIANRVGMHKSSVSRILATFEQENLVERDPETKRFRLGLGLIAVAGPLLAEMEERRVAYPVLRQLTEQTGETSALMLWNGDEAICVEQIASHHQIKHTTPLGARYRDAMSASVQVFLSTLPAERVRELLRSGTITFPGMDDDGLAAYETRLRDVEQRGWAGNYGESSMDEVGVAAPVRDHRGDVVAAVLIPAPRFRVSKEQFESLGEACVAAAAKVTTRLGGRPAN
- a CDS encoding aminopeptidase P family protein encodes the protein MTITADNASSIAELERLKVLHIGSKGKLTFSDAEFERRLGGLRKIMAAKDLDAVILTSYHGIKYYSDFLYTTFGRNYALVVTADDSVTVTANIDAGMPWRTSYGENIVYTDWRRDNFYFGLQEALRQRGVKANRIGVEDDFLPGLTREKIAAAFPGAQLLDVSQDAMRQRMIKSAEEIEVIKHGARIGDLGGEAIRNAIREGISEYEVALIGTEAMVHEIARTFPHREVRDTWVWFQSGINTDGAHNWATTRKLQQGDILSLNCFPMTSGYYTALERTLFLGQPDERSLELWNINVEVHKRGLELIKPGAVCKDIAAELNEIYISHGLLANRTFGYGHSFGVLSHYYGREAGLELREDIDTVLEPGMVVSMEPMITVADGLPGAGGYREHDILVIGEDNSVENITKFPFGPEHNIIEG